The following DNA comes from Candidatus Firestonebacteria bacterium RIFOXYD2_FULL_39_29.
GTCCTTTTTCTTTTGTAGTTGCTCGATTTATCGAGCGTGCCTGATTAATCAGGCAACTACAATTATCAAAATCAGGGTAATTTCTTTGTTTTCGTAATGTGTTTGTGATAAAATCAAGGTATCTCAAGACTCAAGGGGGCAGCACAATGAATGACAAAGAAGCTTTGTTTAATTTGATAGAGGAAAAAGTATTTCGGGTTAGAGGGCAGTTAGTAATGCTGGACAGGGATTTGGCCGGATTGTATGGAGTGGAAACAAAAAGGCTAAATGAGTCGGTAAGAAGGCATATTAAAAGATTTGATAACGAAGATACCATGTTTCAATTAAACCAACAAGAGAAAACAGAGGTGGTCGCAAATTGCGACCACCTCAAAGAACTGAAGTATTCATACCAATTGCCCTATGCTTTTACGGAATTAGGTATAGCAAAGCTTTCAAGTATTTTAGAAAGTGACATTGCAATACGGGTAAATGACCAGATCATGCGGTATTTTATCGAGGCGAGAAAGCCGATGGGTAGAAATGATGCTTGGACGGTTGGATGGTTTGATGTTTGGCAAGAGCGAAAATACAGCAGTTTTCTAAGGTGCCAATTTGGCACCTTAGGATTTTGATGTTTCAGGTTGTCGAACGTGGAACAAAAGATCAGATTGTTTCGACAGTGTCGCAACAATTGGTATGCGAAACACAATGAGATTATCAAGTGCGACGCTATCGCTTGTTATGGTAGAATAGGACGGAAGTTTGTCCGCCTTTAGGCGAGACCTCGTCAAAAATGAATTTGACGGGGAGGTTTAGCAAAAAACGAAAAAGAATAGGAAGCAAGGTGGAATAATGAAGAAAATATTATTGATTCTTATGATGCTTCTGATGGTCGCCGGCTGCGGACCTACAGGTTCCCTAAAATATAAAAGAAGCAAAACCATGATTTTCAAAGCAAAACAACTGGACGCCGAGGGATTGAAAGCATTGAAATATGGGGATAAAATATGTTTTCTTGTGAAAATATGGGATGATATATATTTATGGGTTCTAGCGGATGGATATGCGAGCGTTGACAAGAATAAGGTTTACAATTATTATATAACTTTAAAAAAAGGAGATAATGTAGATCTAAAAAAAGATCTTGGCTTTTTAAAGGTCTTAAATGCACCAAACCATGGACCAAGTGCTGATGGTGTATTTGCATGGCACTATGATGAAGGGGTAAATGCGTTACCGTTTCTTGGGGTAGTGAATGGCAAAAGAGAAGAGTTCAGGAATGTTGAATTTGAAAAATATAATATGACTATAAAAGTAAAAGATTTTGACATTGAAAAGTTAGAGTATGTAGATAAGTGGGATGGCAAAAAACAAAATCTTTCTTTTTTCAAGAAAATAGAAATGGAAATAACCGTAAGCGAATTGCGATAATTTTTAGATAAAAAGGACACAATGAATTTTAAACTGCTTAAAAAAGAAAAACATACTAAAGCGCGGCATGGGATTATTAGTACTCCTCACGGGGATCTTGAGACGCCGGTGTTTATGCCTGTCGGAACTACCGGGACTGTTAAGGCGATGACTATGCGGGATATGAAGGAGATAGGGACTGAGATTATGCTTGGGAATACTTATCATCTTTATTTGAGGCCGGGGATGGATGTTATAAAAAATGCGGGGGGACTTCATAAATTTATCGGGTGGGACAGACCGCTCCTTACCGATTCCGGCGGGTTTCAGGTGTTTTCTTTGAAGGGACTTCGCAAGGTAACAGAAGAAGGGGTGTTATTTCAGTCGTTTCTGGACGGGTCGGAGCATATGTTCACTCCGGAAAAAGTTATGGAGATAGAAAATACGCTCGGCGCGGATATTATTATGACGTTTGATGAGTGCGTGTCTAATCCTTGCGAGAAAGAGTATGCGGTAAAAGCACTGGCGAGAACTACAGATTGGGCGAAGAGGTGCCGTAATGCGCATGACAGTAAAGACAGGGCGCTCTTTGGAATTATTCAGGGGAGTGTTTTTGAAGATCTAAGAATAAGAAGCGCGAAGGAAATTACGGGGATTGATTTTGACGGTTATGCTATCGGCGGGCTTTCTGTCGGTGAAAGCAAAGACTTGATGTATGGCATGGTGGATGTCGTAGAGCCGTTCATGCCTGAAAATAAGCCGAGGTATTTAATGGGGGTCGGAACCCCGGAAGACATCTGGGCAGCTGTGGAACGGGGCGTGGATATGTTTGATTGCGTTATGCCTACCCGGATTGCCCGAAACGGGTCGATATACACTAGCGG
Coding sequences within:
- a CDS encoding tRNA guanosine(34) transglycosylase Tgt — protein: MNFKLLKKEKHTKARHGIISTPHGDLETPVFMPVGTTGTVKAMTMRDMKEIGTEIMLGNTYHLYLRPGMDVIKNAGGLHKFIGWDRPLLTDSGGFQVFSLKGLRKVTEEGVLFQSFLDGSEHMFTPEKVMEIENTLGADIIMTFDECVSNPCEKEYAVKALARTTDWAKRCRNAHDSKDRALFGIIQGSVFEDLRIRSAKEITGIDFDGYAIGGLSVGESKDLMYGMVDVVEPFMPENKPRYLMGVGTPEDIWAAVERGVDMFDCVMPTRIARNGSIYTSGGRIIIRNSIYSNDLSPLDPECDCYTCKNFTKSYLRHLINMGEYTAKQLNTLHNLAFMIKLLATIKTAIKEDRFLEAKDAFFKKYESSKESKDSK